In one window of Pseudomonas putida DNA:
- a CDS encoding acyltransferase family protein, with product MIRNVQFLRFIAAAMVVFAHYPLFAVTELGANPSLLKLGGFGVDIFFVISGFIMLLILYPTSTSNTNTPAMSWSQFIKKRIYRVWPLYFVGTALVFIVASIINGSSISNDVEISRAYNSSKADIFLVLQSLTFSHAFIAPVLDVGWTLQFEFAFYITIALSLAIGIRKCDSLILAFSLILFASSLAAASMTKYGITSDHAALRPLMIMANPMMVEFLIGMLLYRIIRNEILLGKKISIVIFLATIPSFIASEIQDVFAGFGGAYHRSLIWGAFAFLLVWSAISLEKHLSTPRILDILGNSSYSLYIVHWMLLPWISYIVSTSGMLNSINLIVLLALNLLICQAAAMLTYKYVELPIGEFLKPNKRSVNQLRHSQTQ from the coding sequence GTGATCAGAAATGTTCAGTTTCTGCGCTTCATAGCTGCGGCAATGGTTGTATTCGCCCACTATCCTCTTTTCGCTGTAACTGAGTTAGGCGCAAACCCTTCACTTCTCAAGCTCGGTGGATTTGGAGTAGACATATTTTTTGTAATAAGCGGCTTTATAATGCTGCTAATCCTGTACCCCACATCAACATCCAACACCAACACTCCCGCCATGTCGTGGAGTCAATTTATAAAGAAAAGAATATATAGGGTTTGGCCTCTTTACTTTGTAGGAACAGCGCTAGTATTTATTGTTGCATCGATAATCAATGGCAGCTCAATCTCAAACGATGTGGAAATTTCGCGAGCGTACAATAGCAGCAAAGCAGATATATTCTTAGTCCTCCAATCATTGACGTTTTCGCATGCATTTATTGCACCAGTGCTAGACGTAGGATGGACACTACAGTTTGAGTTTGCATTTTATATTACGATTGCGTTGTCGCTGGCAATAGGAATTAGAAAGTGTGACTCTCTGATACTTGCTTTTTCCTTAATTCTTTTTGCGTCAAGCTTGGCCGCGGCTTCGATGACAAAATATGGAATTACAAGTGACCACGCAGCACTTAGGCCATTGATGATAATGGCTAACCCAATGATGGTAGAGTTTCTTATTGGGATGCTGCTTTACCGAATCATTAGAAATGAAATCTTGCTTGGAAAGAAAATTTCGATTGTGATTTTTCTTGCAACAATACCAAGCTTCATCGCCTCTGAAATACAGGACGTGTTTGCAGGTTTTGGTGGCGCTTACCACAGGTCACTTATATGGGGTGCATTTGCATTCCTGCTAGTGTGGTCGGCGATAAGCCTGGAAAAACATCTATCCACACCAAGGATCCTAGACATTTTAGGGAACTCTTCTTACAGCCTTTATATAGTCCACTGGATGCTTCTTCCTTGGATATCGTACATTGTATCAACGTCAGGAATGCTAAACAGCATTAATCTGATAGTTCTTCTTGCATTAAATTTATTAATATGCCAGGCGGCGGCCATGCTGACTTATAAGTATGTAGAGCTCCCGATTGGGGAGTTCTTGAAGCCTAACAAGCGCTCCGTGAATCAGCTCAGACATTCCCAAACACAGTGA